A segment of the Chaetodon trifascialis isolate fChaTrf1 chromosome 2, fChaTrf1.hap1, whole genome shotgun sequence genome:
ACGTACCTCAATCTTCTCTTCTATGAGCTGCTTTGCATGGTCAATCTGTTGTGGGGACCCCCGGATGGTGAACAGTTTGAAGTTTGGGTCACCATTTGGTGGAGGCTGGCGGGATATCTCCACAAATGCACCTGTCTGTTGGTTGATGGATTTGacgttttctcctcctctgccaatGACAAGCCCACATTTGTGAGCGGGAATGGAGAAAGTCATCTCTCCTCCTGGAGGACCCCAGCTCCCCTGGCCTCTACCCCGTCCTCGCCCACCTGGCGGCATCCCTGAACCAGGACCTGGGGGGccctgtggaggaaacatgCCTCACATTAGGTTTAACTCCTCAACAGCAAATCCCTGTCTTTTTGTGCTCTATCATCCATTAAGGAATCAAGATCAACacttaaaaagaaatcaaaagcCAGCCTCTGCACTCTGTACCTACCCCCTGTCCACCCTCCTCACGGGCACGGATGCTCTGTAGCAGATCAGTGATGATTGAGGCAGCATGCTGACACTGGTCTGGTGGACCCATAATATGGGCAATTTTTTCAGGACCTGTACCATCATCTGTACGGAATGACAAAAGGACACATTGGTTTATTAGTGGGGATTTGTATAGAGATGGGAACAAAAAGGATCAATTGGAAGGAGAAAAATTTCCATACCAGCCACTCCAAATGACTGATTTTTAAAATCACTGATGTCGTAACAATGTGGATCAATATTTCTTCACAACTGGTCAATATTCGAATTTAACTTGCTGCAGACGTAAAAGTTGAAATGCCAACACACAATTGTATAATTAAGCTAAATACAAGAAAATTTAACAAAGTGACCTTTTCTTTACAAAATAGtacaaaaaaaattcaatgCAGTTTTAACATCCAGAAAATGTTTGGAGCGCTCACCTGGTTTAAACTGTATCTTCACTCCAGCATCACTCTGAATCTTCTTTATCATCTCTCCACTTCGGCCAATTACAACTCCCACAGAGTGGCGGGGCACAGCTATctgtagaatcacacacacatgcagaataCATTCACACATTATTCTACAGCTAAGAAAAAAGGTCTTTACTACAGCAGCTAGTCATAACTTCTCTTCTTGTATTGAAACAGTTTACTTACGTCAATgccacctccccctccccctcccatcCTTGATCCGTATTCATTCCGGTCTCCAAAACCTGCATGATCCCTGTCTCGTAGAATCTCATTAACCATCTCCTTtgcttgctttaaaaaaaaataaaaagacagcacaaagaagaaaggaagacaTGAGGATTTGAACAGTAAATAGGGGAATGAAAATTTTGGTTAAGTAGGACATTTGTTTCAAGAGAACCTGCACTTTGTAGGGGTCTCCAATGATGCGCAGGGGTTTATCAATGTTGGGTGGCTGGGATCCATCTTGAATAAGAATCATTTTAACTCCAGCCCGCTCCTAGGATTTTGCAGGTGACATATTCCATTtgattacacacacagcaaaggcAACTAATCCCAATATGAGCATGTTACACTGTTTACTGGTTACAGTGCATCCTCCTATTAGGTGATAACAAATCAGCGCAAAACTTTTTTCCTaatatcattttcttttcaatatttgtACTGTACTAACACTATGattctcacctgcagctgtttgatggtCTCTCCTCCTTTGCCTATAATAAGGCCGGCTTTGCCTGCAGGGATGATCATCTCCTGCATGGATCCTGCTTGCCCATTGGTCGACTCATGACCCCTTGACACTATGTCATCAATTAGTGCCTTGGCTCTCCTGGTAGcaaattcaaatgaaagaaGGGTGATGAAATGATTGAGCACAAGACTAATGTGGCATACAAACCATTTAGTCACTAATCTGACTTATTACAGGCAGCACAAGAAGCTCCAGCTGCACCTACAGGAtgccacagcagcaacagacttTGAACAGGCAATGCTTGGCTTTGCTAGGGGATCAAGTAGCACCTCCTttcaaaaagatgaaaaatgtgcCAAAAGCCTAGTTCTTGCCACTCGTTAACCTAAATACAAATTTTCATAACCATTCtcagaagtaaaacaaaaaggaaatcctaacatttcatttttttggtcTGGCTGTGCCCTGATGTGAGCTTCTCAGACTGTTAAAACCCTGCAGACATCCACCAATCTGTTGTTTATGGGGTAGAGATGATTAAGTGCCGATGTACAAGTTAACAGGACACAGTTGTAAGATTTTATATCATGTAATTTCTCCATCAGTCTCTAGAGTTTAAATTTAATAGTGTTATTTCAAATTTTGTCTTTGAAAGTTGAGTGAAGTAGTTGCACTGAAAATTCAGAAAAACATTGTCTTAAACACCAACTTACTGCACGGCATCTGGTGACCCGGTCAAAGAAACGCTTCTGTCTGAAAGACCGGCACTGTCTGtgaatgaatatgaaaatatgtATCAATCCAAGAGCAGCTGGAAAatactttaaaatgtgttgacTTGTCTGGGGTTAGCACATAGCTCACCGTGCGCAATCTGGACCTTGCAGCCAGAATCCTGCTGTATTTTGTTAATCTGTTCACCTCCTCGGCCAATGACTTCAGACagcaaagacatgaaaatgttAGTTTGAACACAAGTAATGCAGCAATGCAGGCATCATGTGTATGGCTGAGGAAACGTATGTGCATGTACTCACTGAGACCAACCATGCTATCAGGTACCCTGTACTCTTCTGTTATTGTGGAGGGTCTAACGCTGCAGacaagtgttaaaaaaaaaaaaaaaaaaaaaaaagatgtataAAAGAATCGCATCTCTGTCACAACAAGCACCAAAAGTGTTTTCGTAAAAGAAACGCTAAAAATAACTAGACAGTATACCTTTGTTGGGAGAGGGCAGCCAGCTGAGCTCCAATGGCTGTAAGAGAAGGAAAGAGTGGTGAGTGTTTGGAAAACAAGCCGAGCGAGTCTTTGTAATAGGACCAATGTGTGTATTTAACGTACACAATGCGGAATCTATTTCGCTCTGAGATGCTACCTTCTTAGCATCGGGTTcatctgaaaacaaaagaaaaagtgagTCTTACAATGTGGAtaaacaaatgcagacaaagtggctgtttgtgctttttttttaacctgcttCTTCCAGGGATCTTTTCTGTGCTGCGAATGGATAGCTCTCAGCACCGCCATTGTTGCTCACTGAGGTAACACCGTCTCCACCAATTTTAGCTGCAATCTGGATAGACACACACCGGATGAAACAAGTGGAAACAAGTTTTGGTAAGAGCATTTAAATATCACCATCATAAGTAGCAGACCTTTTGGACATATGCTTCTCTATAATTGTGATTTcatacaaagaaagaaagatcacATCATTTACAGTGACCCAAGGAGATCAGTTTACTCATGAGGTGCATcac
Coding sequences within it:
- the khsrp gene encoding far upstream element-binding protein 2 isoform X1 codes for the protein MSDYGGLPTNGVGAGMKKDAFADAVQRARQIAAKIGGDGVTSVSNNGGAESYPFAAQKRSLEEADEPDAKKVASQSEIDSALSIGAQLAALSQQSVRPSTITEEYRVPDSMVGLIIGRGGEQINKIQQDSGCKVQIAHDSAGLSDRSVSLTGSPDAVQRAKALIDDIVSRGHESTNGQAGSMQEMIIPAGKAGLIIGKGGETIKQLQERAGVKMILIQDGSQPPNIDKPLRIIGDPYKVQQAKEMVNEILRDRDHAGFGDRNEYGSRMGGGGGGGIDIAVPRHSVGVVIGRSGEMIKKIQSDAGVKIQFKPDDGTGPEKIAHIMGPPDQCQHAASIITDLLQSIRAREEGGQGGPPGPGSGMPPGGRGRGRGQGSWGPPGGEMTFSIPAHKCGLVIGRGGENVKSINQQTGAFVEISRQPPPNGDPNFKLFTIRGSPQQIDHAKQLIEEKIEAPLCPVGGGSGPGGPAGPMGPYNPNPYNAGPPAGAPHGAAPGGPQFCPQGWGNTYQQWQAPGPHDPSKAAADPNAAWAAYYAQYYGQQPGGAMAAQTPGAAAAAAPGDQSQAAQASGGQPDYTKAWEEYYKKMGMTQPGGGAPAAPAAAAAAAAAGGAAAGGQQDYSAAWAEYYRQQAAYYGQGGQVPGQAAAPQQGQQVAHP
- the khsrp gene encoding far upstream element-binding protein 2 isoform X2, which produces MSDYGGLPTNGVGAGMKKDAFADAVQRARQIAAKIGGDGVTSVSNNGGAESYPFAAQKRSLEEADEPDAKKVASQSEIDSALSIGAQLAALSQQSVRPSTITEEYRVPDSMVGLIIGRGGEQINKIQQDSGCKVQIAHDSAGLSDRSVSLTGSPDAVQRAKALIDDIVSRGHESTNGQAGSMQEMIIPAGKAGLIIGKGGETIKQLQERAGVKMILIQDGSQPPNIDKPLRIIGDPYKVQQAKEMVNEILRDRDHAGFGDRNEYGSRMGGGGGGGIDIAVPRHSVGVVIGRSGEMIKKIQSDAGVKIQFKPDDGTGPEKIAHIMGPPDQCQHAASIITDLLQSIRAREEGGQGGPPGPGSGMPPGGRGRGRGQGSWGPPGGEMTFSIPAHKCGLVIGRGGENVKSINQQTGAFVEISRQPPPNGDPNFKLFTIRGSPQQIDHAKQLIEEKIEAPLCPVGGGSGPGGPAGPMGPYNPNPYNAGPPAGAPHGAAPGGPQFCPQGWGNTYQQWQAPGPHDPSKAAADPNAAWAAYYAQYYGQQPGGAMAAQTPGAAAAAAPGDQSQAAQASGGQPDYTKAWEEYYKKMGMTQPGGGAPAAPAAAAAAAAAGGAAAGGQQDYSAAWAEYYRQQAAYYGQGGQVPGQAAAPQQGQQAQ